A genomic window from Syntrophorhabdaceae bacterium includes:
- a CDS encoding IclR family transcriptional regulator: MADEDKKKIEYTSLVPAVDQSSRILICLAKAPSFKMNLTDICKNVGIHKSKGYAILKTLLNYKFVERDDEGKTYTLGPGLISLSRRVLDNLEYRENAGPFLEKLARQTSCTSTFGIINARNFIVIAKREGSREVFLTIRVGYRLNITHGAVGKAIVAFMPEAEREEVLRQEKLLFHGDPAKLDRSRLQKEFEECRRLGYAIDLGEMFPGLHAIASPVFDHEGKPTGALLVTGVFPKTLAHEYGPRVAACAMDFSATLGADVEEIYRTHRRKMPNG; the protein is encoded by the coding sequence ATGGCCGATGAGGATAAAAAGAAAATAGAATATACGTCCCTTGTGCCCGCGGTTGATCAATCGTCGAGAATTCTGATATGCCTGGCAAAAGCGCCGTCTTTTAAAATGAATCTTACCGACATCTGCAAGAACGTGGGAATTCATAAGAGCAAGGGGTATGCAATCCTGAAGACGCTCCTCAACTACAAATTCGTGGAACGGGACGACGAAGGAAAAACCTACACCCTCGGCCCGGGACTCATATCCCTCTCCCGTAGGGTGCTCGACAACCTCGAATACAGGGAGAATGCGGGTCCCTTTCTCGAAAAGCTTGCACGGCAGACGAGCTGCACCAGCACCTTCGGCATCATCAACGCGAGAAATTTCATTGTTATTGCCAAGCGCGAGGGGAGCAGGGAGGTGTTTCTCACCATACGCGTCGGTTACAGGTTGAACATAACCCATGGCGCCGTGGGTAAGGCTATCGTCGCTTTTATGCCCGAGGCGGAGCGGGAGGAGGTACTTCGACAGGAAAAGCTCCTCTTTCACGGAGACCCGGCGAAACTTGACCGGTCGAGACTGCAAAAGGAGTTTGAGGAATGCAGAAGACTCGGTTACGCCATAGACCTGGGGGAGATGTTTCCCGGCCTCCATGCGATCGCGTCGCCTGTCTTCGATCACGAGGGGAAGCCTACGGGCGCCCTGCTTGTCACGGGGGTCTTTCCCAAAACCCTGGCCCATGAATACGGGCCGAGGGTTGCGGCCTGCGCCATGGATTTTTCGGCCACCCTGGGCGCCGATGTGGAGGAGATTTACAGGACCCATCGGAGGAAGATGCCGAACGGTTAA
- a CDS encoding class I adenylate-forming enzyme family protein, producing MSDIHIHIGEVLARNARMYPEDVALIERIPAEKKRTTITWRQFDDKVNRFANVLSSMGIKKGDKVMHLMNNSIDWLVAYFGIIRLGAWVVPLNFRFTSADIKYCADVAEPDVVVFGEEFTEKIEPIKGALPWTREFVCVGEAVPAFAKSFARLVESASPKAPEVDIFFSDPCGLYFTSGTTGQPKPILLTHLNMQNACITENMHHYQTKKDMFILMPPLYHTGAKMHWFGSFIVGGPAVILKGVSPEWTLEAVSEEKGTIVWLLVPWAQDILLKLDSGELKLSDYDLSQWRLMHIGAQPVPPSLIRHWKSYFPNMQYDTTFGLSESTGPNAVHLGIENTHKVGAIGRPGFGWETRIVDDSGKDVAPGLSGELILRGNGVMREYYKNPEATAKALVDNWLFTGDMVRQDEDGFIFIVDRKKDVIISGGENVFPVEVEDFLHANTAVKDVAAIGIPDERLGEIVAVVVDVVPGKTLSEQEVLDFCQKLPKYKRPKKVFFGEVPRNPTGKIEKVKIRKQYIGMEEAFKIK from the coding sequence ATGAGTGACATCCATATCCACATCGGTGAAGTGCTCGCACGAAATGCAAGGATGTATCCTGAAGATGTAGCCCTTATCGAAAGAATACCCGCCGAAAAGAAAAGAACCACCATCACCTGGCGTCAGTTCGACGATAAAGTGAACCGGTTTGCGAATGTCCTTTCGTCAATGGGAATAAAGAAGGGCGATAAGGTCATGCACCTGATGAACAACTCCATCGACTGGCTTGTCGCCTATTTCGGCATAATCCGTCTCGGCGCGTGGGTAGTGCCCCTCAACTTCCGATTCACGAGCGCCGATATAAAATATTGCGCGGATGTCGCCGAGCCGGACGTGGTAGTCTTCGGTGAGGAGTTCACGGAGAAGATTGAGCCGATAAAAGGCGCGCTCCCCTGGACCCGCGAGTTCGTCTGCGTGGGCGAGGCAGTCCCCGCTTTCGCCAAATCCTTTGCCCGCCTGGTGGAAAGTGCATCCCCCAAGGCGCCGGAGGTAGATATCTTCTTCAGCGACCCCTGCGGGCTCTATTTCACCTCAGGGACCACGGGACAGCCGAAGCCGATCCTTCTCACTCATCTGAATATGCAGAATGCATGCATCACCGAGAATATGCACCATTATCAGACGAAGAAAGATATGTTTATCCTTATGCCGCCCCTTTACCATACGGGCGCGAAGATGCACTGGTTCGGAAGCTTTATCGTGGGCGGCCCTGCCGTAATCCTCAAAGGCGTCTCCCCCGAATGGACACTCGAGGCGGTGAGCGAGGAAAAGGGCACCATAGTATGGCTCCTCGTCCCGTGGGCTCAGGACATACTCCTCAAGCTCGACAGCGGCGAGCTGAAGCTTTCCGATTATGATCTTTCTCAATGGCGGCTCATGCATATAGGCGCCCAGCCGGTACCGCCGTCCCTGATACGACATTGGAAGAGTTACTTTCCCAATATGCAATACGACACCACCTTCGGTCTCAGTGAATCGACGGGTCCGAATGCGGTCCACCTGGGCATAGAGAATACCCATAAGGTAGGGGCAATAGGCCGCCCCGGTTTCGGCTGGGAGACCCGCATTGTGGATGACTCAGGGAAAGACGTGGCCCCGGGGCTCTCGGGTGAGCTTATATTGAGGGGCAATGGGGTGATGCGTGAATACTACAAGAATCCTGAGGCAACGGCCAAAGCCCTTGTCGATAACTGGCTCTTTACCGGCGACATGGTCAGACAGGATGAAGACGGGTTCATTTTTATCGTAGACAGGAAGAAAGACGTCATTATCTCGGGAGGCGAGAATGTTTTTCCCGTGGAAGTGGAAGACTTCCTCCATGCAAATACGGCCGTAAAAGATGTGGCAGCCATAGGCATCCCTGACGAGCGACTCGGCGAAATCGTTGCGGTGGTGGTGGATGTGGTGCCCGGCAAGACCCTCTCCGAACAGGAGGTCCTCGATTTCTGTCAGAAACTACCGAAATATAAGAGGCCGAAGAAGGTCTTCTTCGGCGAAGTGCCGAGAAATCCTACGGGAAAAATAGAAAAAGTAAAAATAAGAAAACAGTACATAGGAATGGAGGAGGCATTCAAGATAAAGTAA
- a CDS encoding TRAP transporter substrate-binding protein yields the protein MNKKLAAVSVLSFLMVFFCLAALPATSSAQQKVIALNYSNFFPAPHRSSLICEQWCKEIEKRSGGKVKFAYFPGGTLTPAAQTYDNVVKGIADVGFSALAYTRGKFPLMEAIDLPLGYKSGVQATNLINAFYAKFKPKELDDVKVLYFSAHGPGIIHSKKAIAKLEDMKGKKIRATGLAAKIVAALGAAPVGATMPETYDALRTGVVDGSMAPYEALKGWKWGEVVNFTTQDYGAAYTTGFFVVMNKAKWNSFPPDVQKVFDEVSKEWIDRQGKVWDEIDKEGREFAKSKGMKDIPLSKEEDARWAAKVRPLLDEYAKNAKGKGLPGDEALKFCIDYLKTH from the coding sequence ATGAACAAAAAATTGGCAGCAGTATCGGTTCTCTCTTTCCTCATGGTCTTTTTCTGTCTTGCCGCGTTGCCGGCTACCTCATCTGCCCAGCAGAAGGTAATTGCACTCAACTACTCGAATTTCTTCCCCGCACCGCACCGTAGCAGCTTAATTTGTGAGCAGTGGTGCAAAGAGATTGAAAAACGCAGCGGTGGAAAGGTTAAATTCGCCTATTTTCCGGGCGGCACCCTCACACCCGCGGCCCAGACCTATGATAATGTCGTGAAGGGCATTGCAGACGTGGGATTCAGTGCTCTCGCGTACACAAGGGGTAAATTCCCCCTCATGGAAGCCATCGACCTTCCCCTCGGTTATAAGAGCGGAGTCCAGGCGACGAACCTGATAAATGCCTTCTACGCAAAATTTAAACCGAAAGAGCTCGATGACGTGAAGGTGCTCTATTTCAGCGCCCACGGTCCCGGCATCATCCATTCCAAGAAAGCCATTGCAAAGCTCGAGGACATGAAGGGAAAGAAGATAAGGGCAACGGGACTGGCAGCGAAGATCGTTGCAGCCCTTGGCGCCGCTCCCGTAGGAGCGACCATGCCTGAGACTTATGATGCTCTGCGCACCGGTGTGGTAGACGGTTCCATGGCGCCTTACGAAGCACTGAAAGGATGGAAGTGGGGAGAAGTAGTCAATTTCACCACCCAGGATTACGGCGCGGCCTATACCACGGGCTTTTTCGTAGTAATGAACAAGGCGAAATGGAACTCCTTTCCGCCCGACGTCCAGAAGGTATTTGATGAAGTCAGCAAAGAATGGATCGACAGACAGGGAAAGGTATGGGATGAGATCGACAAGGAAGGGCGTGAATTCGCAAAATCAAAGGGTATGAAGGATATCCCCCTGTCAAAGGAAGAGGATGCGAGATGGGCAGCGAAAGTGCGACCTCTTCTTGACGAATATGCGAAGAATGCGAAGGGGAAGGGACTTCCCGGCGACGAAGCCTTGAAGTTCTGCATTGATTATCTGAAAACTCACTGA